AACGTAAGTTTACCGGAGACGATTTCCGATCTTATTTCATCAGCTTTCGATATGACCCTTAATGTATCGCTTCTTAATACACGGGCCTTAAAAAGCATGTGTCTTGCATATACCTTGTTGCCCGAACGCTTTTCTACAATGAAAAGATGATACCCCTGACGCGACTGAGCAGGGGTAATCCTGTCCACAGGAATACTGAATAAAACCGTATCTATCTCAGGGTATAAATCCCCCCGTTTCACCCAGCCCAGCAAGCCTCCGTTAGCACTTGTTGCCGGATCCTCTGAAAAGGAGGCGGCGACTACGTCAAATTCACCGCCCCTGGAGAGGATGTCGTAGACTTCATTTATTTTCCTTGTTACTCTTGCCTGTTCGGACTGGGAAGGCGTTATGCCCATTGCGATATAGGAAAGATCAATATAACCGGGAACCTTAGCCAGAGAGTCTTTGTGGAGATCGTAAAACTCCTTTATCTCGTTCGGAGATACATAAGGCTCGGTTTTTCCCTGAAGCATTAGCATCTGCTGAATAGTCGCCTCAAATCTCGCCTGATTCATTAGAACTGACCGGAGTCTGTCGCGGGTCAGCCCCATTTTTTCAATTTCTTTTGCCTCCTCGGGCAGAGTATCCAGCTGGGAAAAAAACTTTTCAATTTGGGCGTCTACCCTTTCTGCAATTGCATCGCGATCGACCTGAATCGTAGTATCCTGAGCGGCCTTTTTGAAGACTAATTTCTGGGCAATGAGACGATCAAGAAGCACCGTTTTCAATGAATCCTTGAGGGAATCAGGAACCTGGCCCTCAAGCTGGGCCAGGTTCAACATCATCACTACATCGCTTTCAAGTATGGGATCCTTGTCAACGATTGCTACCACGCGATCTGCAGTGCTAGCAAGAAGCCAGAAGGCCAGAAAAAAAACCACAAATCTCCTAGTAAAGGATATTGTCCATGCGGATCTCAATATCCTTCTGCGCGGCAGTTTTCAAGGAATCAAGCTTGCGGGCAATGATCTGCTGTGAACGCTCATATAGAATCATGGTGTTCAGATAACCGGCAACATCGCTGAAGACCACGCTCTTCCTTGTCTTTTGCTTATCTTCAAGCTTGAATATCATTGTTAATCCAGCTGGATCGGCGCTGAGCGGTTCGGTGAACTGGCCAGGCTTCAATGCGAATATCGCGTCCTCCATCTGGAGCGTAAAGAAGCCTGAACCCCTGGGGATGAAATTAGAGGGCTGACCTTTAAGGGAATCCAGCGTGTACTGTTCGGCAAGTTTTCTGAAATCAGCGCCCTGCTTCAGCTGCTGATAGATATTCTGGGCGCTGATGGGATCGGCAACAATGATTTGCGATATTTTTACCTCGTAGGTAAACTCGTCTTTGTGGGCATTGAAGTAATTCTCGAGTTCGGACTGGGAAATTGTAATCTTTTTTGCCTCATCCTCAAGCCATGCCTGTGAAAGAAGCCTTTTCCGGCTCATATCATATGCAAACTCGAGCTGATCAAGCGCCATCTTGATGGTATCTTTTTTATCGAGTCCTGTCTTCTTAGCCTGCTGGTAGACAACCTCTTGTTCGACCCAGAGGTTGATTACTTCCATAGGATCGACCTGCGCCTGCTGTGCACGAGGCACGTAAAGTGCAAGAAGACTCTTGTACTCATCAAGGGTAAGCTTGGATGAACCGACCCTTGCAACTACTTTTGAACCCGCTTCGTTATTTTTTGAACCGGATCCTGAGAATATATTCTCCACAAAAGGCGGGTTCCATACAAGAAGTACACCTACGGCTACGACTATAACCGCGCCCACAATTATCCACGGAAGCCATTTCTTTTTCATAAAGGTTTATCTCCTAGATTATTTAAAAACCGGCACTTATCCTTGCACGCGGTTTTTCTGAGACTTAGGTTCCTCTTTTATCTTTCCTATGCTCATAAGAAGTTTTTTGTCCTGGGTAACCGTTATCTTACCCCTAAGCTCATTAAGAAATTCAGTCTTGCGTTCGGATTCCTTCTCGCCTCGCAACTTTCTTTCAAGACGCTGTTTTTCTTCTTCATACTTGCGGACTGAGGAAGGCTGAATATCAAGCACCTTAACGATTCCGAATCCGTTGTAAACCTCAAAAGGTCTCGAATACTGTCCCTTAGGAATCTTGAAAGCCTGCTCCGTGAAGGGTCTGAATGAAACATCGTTAGCTGCTCGGAAACCTATTGCACCGCCTCTTGAAGCCGACTGATGATCCGAGTACTTTGCTGCGACTTCATCGAATGTTTTACCTTGGCTGAGAAAAGCATACGCTTGCTGGATATCGCTGTAAGAAGACGTCCGGATTATCGATATGTTGCGTCTTTCAGGAACCTGGAATTCGTCCGGATGAGAATCGTAATAGGCTTTAGTCTCTTCTTCTGTTACACTTACTTTGTTTGTTACTTCCTCTTTGTAAAGACGCTCAATCATCTTAGAGTCAACGAAACCAGACACAGCCTCGCTGACGCTTTTTTCCTTATCCAAATGTCTTCTTTCTGCAGCATGGATAAGAGCGGGAAATTGAGCTCTTCGTTCGGCAATACGCTGGATATATTCCTGAGGAACGCCTTCGGGGAACTGGGAATAAAGGCCAAGCATCGAACCAATGCTATCTATTACTTTGCCGTCAACCTTAATAGTCCAAATATTGAGTTCCTTGTCGGTAAGCGAATCCTGAGGTTTGCTTAAGAGAGCAAGTCCTGTACTGTTATACTCTATGTTGGATTCCTTAAGCAACCTTTCAAGGCTCTCCTGGCTCAACTTGGACTGCTTAAGCATCTCCACCCGCTGTTTAATAAGCGGTTCCTGCTCCTTGGTTAAGGGTTCGGGATTCTCCTTCTTTGTTCTTTTAACCAGATAAAATATGTCGTAACCGCCAATCTGGCTCTTGATGGGTTTCGTGGCCTGACCATCCTTCAGCTTTGCCAGCTGATCGAAGGGGTCTCTTGCAAAGAAATTCGAGAGCGGAATGGTGCCTATGTTTCCGCCGTTTCGAGACGATGGGTCGGATGAATATCTTGCAGCAAGAGTGTCAAAGGGTACACCCTTGGCTAAATCCGATAAAACCATGCTGGCTAAGGTATCCGAATCCGTATGTATCACCCTGAGTTCAAGAAGCTCCTGATCTGCGTCGTAGAATTTCTTGATTTCCATCCTGGAAGCTTTGGATTTATCAACTACCTCTCTGGTGTAAAGGGCATTGATCATCGCTTCTTTTTTGACGTCTTCAATGACAGCTTTTATTGAAGAATCTTCGGCGAAACCTCGGCTTCTTGCCTCCGATATCATTAGCTTGTCATCAACCATCTTATCTAGAATGCGTTGCTTAGCCTCAAGTTCGGCCTCTTCTGTTGGGTATAGTTTGGGGACGTAGACGGCCAAAAAATCCTTGACTCTTATCGTCTCTTCTCCCACGCGTGCAAGTACGCGTTCATCCTCTTTGCCGCAGGCAACCAGCGCGGCAAGGATTAAAAGAATAAGAAATGCAGTTTTTTTCATGCAGAAGTATAACCTTACCGACCTCATTGTCAAGCCGGAATTAACTAAAAAGACAACTTTTCAAATGATATTGAAGATTCAACACTGCAAAGAACTTGACATCTCTTGGAAGTCGTGTATTGTATGGTTGCGGAAGAGACCTTTCAATGAAAGCGAGGTCTTATGCTCGATAAACTAAAGAAAGCGCTGAACTTCTCAAAAGCGGATTATGCTGATCTGCGTTTTGAGGAGAACTGTGCCGTTAACATAGCATATCAAAACAAGGAACTTATGACCTTCTCGACGCCAACGAGTCGCGGAGGCCACATACGTTGCTATGCAAATGGCGGTAAAGCCATACACTCTTTTTCCAAGATTGAGGATCTCGAAAAGGGTGTGGCACAGTGTTCTTCGGATGCAGTCGTCTCAGGTTCTCACCGTAAAAAGAAACTTACGCTTGCGGCATCCGAACCCTTAAACGGACAATTCTTTTTAACCCCAAAGAATGATCCCAGAAAATGGTCACTAGAAGAAAAACAAGAACTCCTCAAGTATTACCGGGATATTGTTTTAGATATTCCGAAGATAATTGTGGCTTACGGGTCGTATTCTGAATGGTACTCCAGAAGATGGTTTGTTAATACCGAAGGAACGGCCATAGAATACGAGCTCATGATATCCAACATAGTCTTTCGGTTAACGGCTAAGGATGGAAATGTGGTTCAAACAACAGCTGCAGCTGTCGGCGGTTCGGATGATTACGACAAGCTGCTCTCGAGAGAGGACAAGTTCATAGAGAAGGCTACCATAGCAGCAGAGTTGACTACCGCCGATATGCTTCCTGCCGGAAATTTTCCGGTTGTGCTTGATCCCGATGAAGCCGGCGTTTTCATACATGAGGCTTTCGGACATCTGTCTGAAGCCGATGGACTGCAGGATAATCCTGCGTTTCTTGCAAAACTCGAGATAGGACAGGCACTTGGCAGAGACATTCTTAACGTTACGGATGACGGCACAATTTACGGAATCCCCGGATGGCATCAGGTCGACGATGAAGGCGTGAAAACCCGCAGAACGGAGCTGATTAAGAACGGAGTATTAGCCGGAAGAATGCACTCAAGGGAGACGGCTTCGGAGTTCGGAGAGCCCCTTTCTGGAAATATGAGGGCTGTGGCGCCTCAGTTTACGCCTATTGTAAGGATGTCGAACATATACATAGAACCGGGTAAATCCACATTCGATGAAATGGTTTCTTCGATTGACAGCGGTTATTATCTAATAGGAGCACAGGGCGGTCAAACGTCTGGCGACCAGTTCACATTCGGCGCCCAGTACGGATACGAAATCAAGAAAGGCAAGGTGGGAAAACTTATCAGAAACATCAACATGTCTGGCGAGCTCTTTTCCACATTAAAGAATATATCCATGATAGGCAACGATCTTGAATTTGCAGAACGAGGCGGCTGCGGAAAAGGCGGAAATGGACCCATGCAGCTCAACGCGAAATCAGGAAAAGGCGCTCCGCACATAAAGATTGATGCCGTAACGCTAGGAGGTGCGCGATGATTGACAAAATTCTCAACGCTTCAATGGAGCTTTTCGACGATTCAGAAATCTATTATAAGGAGAATTCCAATACAAGTGTAAATTACGGAAACGGCGATCTGAGGGCTATAGTTTCTAATCGAGTTTCAGGAATCATGATGAGGGTAAAAAAAGAGGGTAAGCTTGGAACCGCTTCAGCAACGACTCTTGAGGCTCCGAACGCTCTCATTGACGAAGCGGCCGAGTCGGCAAAACGCGGCGATAAAGCCCCCTTCTCCTTTTCAATTGCCAGAGACTTTCCGAAGATTGATATGTATTCTTCAGAGACATCCGTTTATGCGACTGAGAAGATGATTCAGATGTGCGAAGAAGCTCGCGAAAAAGTGCTTAAGACGTTACCTGATCTGGCTTTGAACGTATCGGTATCAAAAGATGAGGAACGACTTGTAATAGCGACATCAGGCGGAACATGGGCTGAACACAAGGAATCCAATATAAGCTTTACCGTATCCGCTCCTATAAAAGAGGCAGGGTCAAGTGTCTACTTTTACAAATCATCCATCTCGCCTTTTGATTTTCCAGCTGAAGTAACAGATAAGTTCATCCGCTTTTACAAATGGACGGACAAGAAAGTCACCGCACCCACAAAACGGATGCCGGTTATATGGTCTCCACAGGCGCTCTATATGTTTACGCTGTCACTCTCAAGCGGACTTTCAGGAGAAGAGCTCTTCAAAAAGACCTCCCCCCTAATGGAAAGGTTCGAAAAAAAGATCTTTTCCGATAAAATCACCCTGATGGAGGACCCGCATACACCGCGACCCGGCGCACGCGGTTTTGACGACGAAGGCGTACCTACAGAAAAAAGACCGCTAATCGAAAAAGGTATACTGAAAAGCTTCCTTCTGGATTTGAGAACAGGTTCTAAATTAGGTGCGCGTTCATCCGGCAACGGTTTCAAAAGAGCCCTTTTCGGCGGAGGCACGAACATGATGCCGACGCCCTGGCCAGCCAGTCTATGGATTGAACCTGGCGATTCTTCATTCGACGACATGGTGTCTTCGCTTGACGAAGGAATCATCCTGACAGGCGGAATGGGCTTCCACTCGTCCAGATACGACCAGGGCCATATTTCCGTTCAGGCGACCGGTTTTATGGTCGAAAAAGGACAGGTATCAGGCAGACTCGAAGGCACGATGGTTTCAGGAAATATATATGAAGATTTTCTCAATATCCGCTCGATATCTAAAGAATACGAGGAAGCCTATTACGGTTACTACCCCTACATAACGCTAGATTCAATGCAGGTTGTAGGAAAGTAACCTCTGGAAGTTAAATAGCTGTCTGTATTAATTTTGTGCACTGAGGCTTAAGTTTTCTAAAAAGACTTAGATGGTAAACTCCATCCCTTCCATAAGCCCGAATGCGTCGATAGAACTGACTCTGCCGTCCATTAAGGAGTTGATTATCCTGTCAATCTCGAAGTCGATTCGCTCGGGTGCATGATGGGTAAACGCGAGTCTTTTTGCCCCTGAATCCTCGGCAAGCTTATGCGCCTCTTCGAAAGAAGAGTGGCCCCATGTCCTTCTGTTCGCGAGTTCATCATCCGTAAATTGCGCGTCGTGCACAAGAAGTTCGGCTCCTTTGGAGAACTTGACGTAATCTTCATAGCTGTGAGGAAGTTTTTCCTTGAGTCCTGCTTCATGATCGGTTAGAAAAACAAAAGCTCTTTGCTTTTCCAGTATCCTCAAGCCGAACGCACCGCCAGGATGGCAGTTTTCTATCGTTTGAATATGCAGTTCGCCTATTTTGAGGGAGTTTTCTTTCAGAGGGACGAATTCGAACTTTGAGGGAAGCTTATCGAATTCTACGGGAAAATACGTAGATCTCATCTGATTGCCGAACAAGCCTTTAAGTTGATCAGCAGAAGAAGAGCGGCCGAAAACAATAAATTCATTCCCTGGAAGAAACGCAGGCATAAAAAAAGGCCATCCCTGAATGTGGTCCCAGTGATAGTGAGTGAGAAGAACATGAAGCCTTAACTGCTTATTTCGCTTCATCAAATCATTGCCCAAAGAACGGATCCCAGTACCTGCGTCTATCACTAGCAAGGTCCCATCCTGCCCTTCAACCTCCACGCATGTAGTGTTGCCGCCGTATCTTAGGGTTGCAGGACCCGGCACGGGCACAGAACCGCGAGTGCCCCAGAACTTGACCCGCATATAATAATATACGAAATTACGTAACTCTGTCAATAGTAAACGCCTCCAGGGTTCTTTAATTGTTTTAAGTTACCGACTCGTGTTGGAGTTCAGTACAATCTAAGAAACCCTTCCTGGGGATATAATCAGATTTGCTTGTTAAGATTAAAAAGGAGTGTTAATAGCCCCGCTGACGCTTTTTCTCAGTCAGGTCTTTTATATGCTTTCGCTCTTCTTCCGCTATCTTTTCAACAAGAGGGTGATCTTCCTTGTTAATAAATCTCATCATCTCGTGGTAAAAAAGAAGGGAATCCTTCTCAAGGCCGATAGCGGCATCGAAAGCAGAACGTTCATCTTTTGCACTCTCGGCGGCCTTTGCACCCATGTTTGAATCCGAAAACACCTCTTTAGCAACCAGAGCCGATAGATAATCCCTGGCTTCGTCCCAATCATAAGGAGCAACGTAGCCTTCTTTAGAAAGACTATCGCGAAGCTCCTTGAACCTTTCCATATGTTCTGACTCCTGTTCGGCAAGGTACTTAAAGAAAGCTCTAATATCGTTGTCATTGGATTTTTTTTCAAGAACCTCGTAGAAGGTTTTGCCGTTTCTTTCAATCTGAATAGCCATCTCTCCTATTTCATATCCTGAGAACTTTATACCCACTTTTCCTCCAAAATATAAGTTGTTAATTTTTGCAACTTAGGCTTTTTATGTATTTCAGTACAGGGATTATTCGTCCTGAAGCTCCATATCCTGTCCGCAACATACCAGCGTTCCTGCGCCAGCTTTAAGCACCTTGACCTCCTGACCGCATATCAAACAAACATAGGTCTTACCTTCTTCTGCCATAATTAACTCCTCTTCTTATTGTACGTTTCGTGCTTAAATTCGATTACCGGGTTTCATAATCCCGATATTCATCTTACATGTGCGATTTTCTTCTCTTTTTTAATTTTCAGGGAAGCTTTACCCTGTTTGTCCTGCATTGCTTGATCGGTATCCTTATGCTTGGATGCGTTTCCGAATTCATCCAATTGCAGGTTGACATTAACCATCGTGGAACAGATCCAGCATCTTCCATAATAAAGGGTTTGCTTCCTGATCACCTTAAAGCTCTTGCCCATGGCAAGTATGCTTTCCTTTTCCGGATCATGCTGAGCTACATCAAAAAGCCTGCCGCACGCTTCACAGATAGCATGATCATGCGGATAAAGATTAGGATCAAACCGCCTCGAGCCGTTTGAGTTAGAGAAATCCCTGACTTCTCCTATCTCTACAAGCATATTCAGGGTGTTATATACGGTTGCGAGGGATATATTTGGATATTCCCTGCACACAGCTCTATATATATCCTCCACCGTAGGATGACTCCTATTACCAAGAAGTTCCCTCAGGATAAGGATCCTCTGTGGAGTTATCCTCATGCCTTGCTCGCGGCATTTTCTGATAGCGGCTTCAATACTAGTCATATTTAGATGAATTCTAAACAAAAATTCATTCGTGTCAAGCACTAGACCGCATTTTCTCCAAAAGATATACCTGCAGCTTTCAGATAT
This genomic window from bacterium contains:
- a CDS encoding TldD/PmbA family protein, encoding MLDKLKKALNFSKADYADLRFEENCAVNIAYQNKELMTFSTPTSRGGHIRCYANGGKAIHSFSKIEDLEKGVAQCSSDAVVSGSHRKKKLTLAASEPLNGQFFLTPKNDPRKWSLEEKQELLKYYRDIVLDIPKIIVAYGSYSEWYSRRWFVNTEGTAIEYELMISNIVFRLTAKDGNVVQTTAAAVGGSDDYDKLLSREDKFIEKATIAAELTTADMLPAGNFPVVLDPDEAGVFIHEAFGHLSEADGLQDNPAFLAKLEIGQALGRDILNVTDDGTIYGIPGWHQVDDEGVKTRRTELIKNGVLAGRMHSRETASEFGEPLSGNMRAVAPQFTPIVRMSNIYIEPGKSTFDEMVSSIDSGYYLIGAQGGQTSGDQFTFGAQYGYEIKKGKVGKLIRNINMSGELFSTLKNISMIGNDLEFAERGGCGKGGNGPMQLNAKSGKGAPHIKIDAVTLGGAR
- a CDS encoding TldD/PmbA family protein, producing MIDKILNASMELFDDSEIYYKENSNTSVNYGNGDLRAIVSNRVSGIMMRVKKEGKLGTASATTLEAPNALIDEAAESAKRGDKAPFSFSIARDFPKIDMYSSETSVYATEKMIQMCEEAREKVLKTLPDLALNVSVSKDEERLVIATSGGTWAEHKESNISFTVSAPIKEAGSSVYFYKSSISPFDFPAEVTDKFIRFYKWTDKKVTAPTKRMPVIWSPQALYMFTLSLSSGLSGEELFKKTSPLMERFEKKIFSDKITLMEDPHTPRPGARGFDDEGVPTEKRPLIEKGILKSFLLDLRTGSKLGARSSGNGFKRALFGGGTNMMPTPWPASLWIEPGDSSFDDMVSSLDEGIILTGGMGFHSSRYDQGHISVQATGFMVEKGQVSGRLEGTMVSGNIYEDFLNIRSISKEYEEAYYGYYPYITLDSMQVVGK
- a CDS encoding MBL fold metallo-hydrolase, which gives rise to MRVKFWGTRGSVPVPGPATLRYGGNTTCVEVEGQDGTLLVIDAGTGIRSLGNDLMKRNKQLRLHVLLTHYHWDHIQGWPFFMPAFLPGNEFIVFGRSSSADQLKGLFGNQMRSTYFPVEFDKLPSKFEFVPLKENSLKIGELHIQTIENCHPGGAFGLRILEKQRAFVFLTDHEAGLKEKLPHSYEDYVKFSKGAELLVHDAQFTDDELANRRTWGHSSFEEAHKLAEDSGAKRLAFTHHAPERIDFEIDRIINSLMDGRVSSIDAFGLMEGMEFTI
- a CDS encoding ferritin family protein, producing MGIKFSGYEIGEMAIQIERNGKTFYEVLEKKSNDNDIRAFFKYLAEQESEHMERFKELRDSLSKEGYVAPYDWDEARDYLSALVAKEVFSDSNMGAKAAESAKDERSAFDAAIGLEKDSLLFYHEMMRFINKEDHPLVEKIAEEERKHIKDLTEKKRQRGY
- a CDS encoding desulfoferrodoxin FeS4 iron-binding domain-containing protein, giving the protein MAEEGKTYVCLICGQEVKVLKAGAGTLVCCGQDMELQDE
- a CDS encoding transcriptional repressor, translating into MEYWNSISESCRYIFWRKCGLVLDTNEFLFRIHLNMTSIEAAIRKCREQGMRITPQRILILRELLGNRSHPTVEDIYRAVCREYPNISLATVYNTLNMLVEIGEVRDFSNSNGSRRFDPNLYPHDHAICEACGRLFDVAQHDPEKESILAMGKSFKVIRKQTLYYGRCWICSTMVNVNLQLDEFGNASKHKDTDQAMQDKQGKASLKIKKEKKIAHVR